The following proteins come from a genomic window of Malus sylvestris chromosome 4, drMalSylv7.2, whole genome shotgun sequence:
- the LOC126619310 gene encoding protein FAR1-RELATED SEQUENCE 5-like, giving the protein MEFALDGDVDGEVVGSSAEMELSRAADENETGGSSVEGAFQLGLDDKINVDSPGGDIIPEAVPVVSVVSADEPYVGQEFETEAAAHAFYNAYATHVGFIIRVSKLSRSRRDGSAIGRALVCNKEGYRMPDKREKIVRQRAETRVGCRAMILVRKVTSGKWVVTKFVKEHTHPLTPGKGRRDCIYDQYPNEHDKIRELSQQLAIEKKRAVTYKRHLELIFEHIEEHNESLSKKIQHIVDSVKEIEGKELQGHR; this is encoded by the exons A TGGAATTTGCACTTGATGGTGATGTTGATGGCGAGGTGGTGGGGAGTTCTGCTGAGATGGAACTTAGTAGAGCAGCTGATGAAAATGAAACCGGCGGTAGTTCTGTTGAAGGGGCATTCCAGTTGGGCCTGGATGATAAAATAAATGTAGATTCTCCTGGAGGGGATATAATTCCAGAAGCAGTTCCTGTAGTATCGGTGGTTTCCGCAGATGAGCCATATGTTGGTCAAGAGTTTGAAACTGAAGCAGCTGCTCATGCATTTTATAATGCATATGCCACACATGTGGGATTCATAATTCGTGTAAGCAAGCTCTCTCGATCAAGGCGCGATGGATCTGCCATTGGTCGTGCACTTGTTTGTAACAAAGAGGGTTATAGAATGCCTGACAAACGTGAAAAAATTGTAAGGCAAAGAGCCGAGACCAGGGTTGGTTGCAGAGCAATGATTTTGGTGAGGAAAGTAACTTCTGGGAAATGGGTTGTCACAAAATTTGTAAAGGAGCACACTCATCCTTTGACACCTGGGAAAGGTCGAAGGGATTGCATTTATGATCAATATCCG AATGAGCATGACAAGATTCGGGAATTATCTCAGCAGTTGGCCATAGAGAAAAAGCGTGCTGTGACCTATAAAAGACATCTGGAACTAATTTTTGAGCACATTGAAGAACACAACGAGAGCCTATCAAAAAAGATCCAACACATAGTAGACAGTGTGAAGGAGATTGAAGGCAAAGAACTGCAAGGACACAGATAA
- the LOC126619309 gene encoding uncharacterized CRM domain-containing protein At3g25440, chloroplastic-like: MARAVFSAAVRRASSVLKSPSKPHSLRSGFPTQEPIFIATKHLPLPNPLNPSWVFRNLSHGSVNLVISQGKPKFEMHEIDPPKKEKWLTKKRLKQQRMREKQERRAANRKDPRRLGIQRKKKGQKFANAEGRIKYKLEKARIKEALLIERLKRYEIPKVQGPEVQPDDLTGEERFYMKKMAQKKSNYAPIGKRGIFGGVILNMHMHWKKHETVKVICKPCKPGQVHEYAQEIARLSGGIPIQIVGDDTIVFYRGKNYVMPKVMSPTNTLSKKKALEKFKYEQSLETVRHFIAVAEKELELYYRHIALYGDPNDRNPISILDSPTKETKESGELEKQNVDSASDFFSASLSEIDAGSSISELSECEDSEDDNLSINESDSEDHNVINK, encoded by the exons ATGGCAAGAGCTGTGTTTTCGGCTGCTGTTCGCAGAGCTTCTTCGGTTCTCAAATCGCCTTCCAAACCCCACTCTCtaag GTCAGGTTTTCCAACCCAAGAACCAATTTTCATTGCAACCAAACACTTGCCTCTGCCAAATCCTCTAAACCCATCATGGGTTTTCAGAAACTTGAGCCATGGGTCGGTGAATTTGGTGATATCACAGGGGAAACCCAAGTTCGAGATGCACGAAATCGATCCACCAAAAAAGGAGAAGTGGTTGACCAAGAAGAGGTTGAAGCAACAGAGAATGAGAGAAAAGCAGGAGAGAAGAGCCGCCAATAGGAAGGATCCACGTCGGCTCGGCATTCAGAGGAAAAAGAAAGGGCAGAAGTTTGCTAATGCTGAGGGGAGAATCAAGTACAAGCTTGAAAAG GCTAGAATAAAGGAAGCTTTGCTGATTGAAAGACTTAAGAGGTATGAAATTCCAAAAGTCCAGGGTCCTGAGGTACAACCAGATGACCTGACAGGTGAGGAGCGGTTTTATATGAAGAAAATGGCTCAAAAAAAGTCTAATTATGCACCAATTGGAAAACGAGGAATTTTCGGAGGCGTTATTCTTAACATGCATATGCATTGGAAAAAACATGAAACCGTCAAGGTGATTTGCAAGCCATGTAAACCTGGCCAAGTACATGAATATGCCCAGGAAATTGCTAGACTGAGTGGCGGGATCCCAATTCAAATAGTTGGAGATGACACCATAGTATTCTATCGAGGAAAGAACTACGTCATGCCAAAAGTTATGTCACCCACAAATACTTTGTCCAAGAAAAAG GCACTGGAAAAGTTTAAGTACGAGCAATCCCTCGAGACTGTGCGGCACTTCATTGCCGTTGCTGAGAAGGAACTGGAGCTGTATTACAGACATATTGCGCTTTATGGTGACCCAAATGACAGAAATCCCATTTCAATCTTGGATAGTCCAACAAAAGAGACCAAGGAATCAGGGGAACTTGAAAAGCAAAATGTAGATTCCGCAAGTGATTTCTTTTCCGCGAGTCTTTCAGAGATAGACGCAGGTTCCTCGATCTCAGAGCTATCAGAATGTGAGGATTCTGAAGATGACAACCTATCAATAAACGAATCAGATTCTGAAGATCACAACGTTATCAATAAATGA